In one Chlamydia sp. BM-2023 genomic region, the following are encoded:
- a CDS encoding class I SAM-dependent methyltransferase produces the protein MDYKLLDSGEGKKLESFGPVTLIRPSCSAIWPKSSPSLWKKAQAEYQRSGEDGKWYHKSSVPQEWRVSLNDVDCTLKLTSFGHIGIFPEHSGFWPELKKNIDSHSECRVLNLFAYTGATSIFAAKCGAKVCHVDSSKAAIKWAQKNIENNSLQEKRIFWIIEDVFSFLEKEVRRGKKYDIILLDPPSYGRGANGEVFKIDRDFFSLLVLCSQLLSDTGSYVLITSHTPGHTPELLHSLAIRALPLDKKGWSVGESFCGSGEQALPSGVFAKWSL, from the coding sequence ATGGATTATAAACTATTAGATAGTGGAGAGGGGAAAAAACTCGAGAGTTTTGGTCCGGTGACTCTTATTCGTCCCTCCTGCAGCGCAATCTGGCCAAAAAGTTCACCCTCTTTATGGAAAAAAGCTCAAGCAGAGTATCAAAGATCGGGAGAAGATGGTAAATGGTACCATAAATCTTCCGTTCCGCAAGAATGGCGAGTTTCTCTAAACGATGTTGACTGTACGTTAAAACTTACTTCTTTTGGCCACATTGGTATTTTCCCCGAGCATTCGGGATTCTGGCCTGAGTTAAAAAAAAATATAGATAGTCATTCGGAATGCCGAGTATTAAATTTATTTGCTTATACAGGAGCCACCTCCATCTTTGCTGCGAAGTGTGGGGCTAAGGTTTGCCACGTCGATTCTTCAAAAGCTGCTATAAAGTGGGCTCAGAAAAACATTGAAAATAACTCTCTACAAGAAAAAAGAATTTTTTGGATTATTGAAGACGTCTTTTCTTTTTTAGAGAAAGAGGTACGAAGAGGAAAGAAGTACGATATTATCCTATTAGACCCTCCTAGCTATGGCCGCGGAGCCAATGGTGAAGTTTTCAAAATAGATAGAGATTTCTTTTCTTTATTAGTCTTATGTTCCCAGTTGCTTTCCGACACTGGTTCTTATGTTTTGATAACCTCACATACACCAGGGCATACCCCCGAGCTTTTACATAGCTTAGCTATTCGTGCGTTGCCTTTGGATAAAAAAGGATGGAGCGTGGGAGAGAGTTTTTGTGGTTCTGGGGAGCAGGCCCTACCTTCGGGAGTATTTGCTAAATGGAGTTTATAG
- a CDS encoding RNA methyltransferase: MEFIGKNNPKLKEAIALKRNRSKKGEWFLLEGFREIQKAIASGYECLRIFCGANVSEKEQPFFNEILSSSLEKVYCLDETLAQLSYKEHHDNFIAVMKKRWWSREAFLRHKKNRLPFYLIIEQIEKPGNVGSLLRIADGAGVDGVILCDPIVDIYNPNVLRASLGTVFTLPIWSATLNEVMQTISEEQWHVFVTSPRANSIYFCENYQQPLALVFGSEKDGVTSQWLNGGFSEIALPMFGQADSLNLSTAVAAVTYEVVRQRWRP; encoded by the coding sequence ATGGAGTTTATAGGAAAAAACAACCCTAAATTAAAAGAAGCTATTGCATTGAAACGTAACCGCTCTAAAAAAGGGGAGTGGTTTCTTCTAGAAGGATTTCGAGAAATTCAAAAAGCAATAGCTTCGGGATACGAATGTTTACGTATTTTTTGCGGTGCTAATGTTTCAGAAAAAGAACAACCTTTTTTTAATGAAATTCTCTCGTCTTCTTTAGAAAAGGTTTATTGTTTAGATGAAACGCTAGCGCAGCTTTCTTATAAAGAACATCATGATAACTTTATTGCTGTGATGAAAAAGCGTTGGTGGTCCCGAGAGGCCTTTTTAAGGCATAAGAAAAATCGCCTGCCTTTTTATTTGATCATAGAACAGATAGAAAAACCCGGAAATGTTGGTTCCCTTTTAAGAATAGCGGACGGCGCGGGTGTAGATGGGGTGATTTTGTGTGATCCCATCGTGGACATCTATAACCCCAATGTCCTTCGTGCTTCTTTAGGAACGGTTTTTACTCTTCCTATTTGGTCTGCCACTTTAAATGAAGTCATGCAGACTATCTCCGAAGAGCAGTGGCATGTTTTTGTAACCTCTCCAAGAGCGAACTCCATATATTTTTGTGAAAACTATCAACAGCCCCTCGCTCTAGTCTTCGGTTCTGAAAAAGACGGTGTGACCTCACAGTGGCTTAATGGGGGCTTTTCAGAAATAGCTCTGCCTATGTTTGGTCAGGCAGATTCTTTAAATTTATCCACCGCGGTCGCAGCAGTTACTTATGAAGTTGTTCGTCAGCGATGGCGTCCTTAA
- the lpxK gene encoding tetraacyldisaccharide 4'-kinase, translating to MKTRLPSPFFIFYRRLTVAISFGRILRWGWLGKVLSLAFAFITWIRRKLFFSAPYRVPSTVISVGNIVLGGSGKTPTVLWLAEALKAQGHSCAVLSRGYKSKCSRKRKLTIVDPEVHNADYVGDEPLLMAEKLSPRTVFVHKDRRVSAKQAAKSFDILILDDGFQNYKLHKDVEVVVVNGQDPLGGEAFFPKGRLRDSLKRLQKADFLIVNGHCSSENLERLNHWCLAPRIFVEPRISQVLWEPSGENMSVEELHGLAVGVFCGIGFPQGFLDMLKNAGAKILGTYLLPDHAGITKKELHYFSSKMAMRQCQGILCTEKDGTKLGELIHEQGILPIGKVQMQFSFTDCEGNTVSLLDRIDKIHNSKR from the coding sequence ATGAAAACACGATTGCCTTCGCCCTTTTTTATTTTTTATCGTCGCTTAACTGTGGCTATTAGCTTTGGGCGAATCCTTAGATGGGGGTGGTTAGGCAAGGTTTTATCCTTAGCTTTTGCTTTCATTACATGGATTCGACGAAAGTTGTTTTTTTCAGCACCCTATCGTGTGCCATCTACTGTAATCAGTGTGGGGAATATAGTTCTCGGTGGTTCAGGGAAGACACCTACGGTACTGTGGCTAGCTGAAGCTCTTAAAGCGCAAGGGCATTCTTGCGCTGTTCTTTCTCGTGGCTATAAGAGTAAATGTAGTCGGAAAAGAAAGCTCACTATAGTAGATCCTGAGGTACATAACGCCGATTATGTAGGAGATGAGCCTCTGCTTATGGCAGAGAAGCTTTCTCCAAGGACTGTTTTTGTGCACAAAGATCGTAGAGTTTCTGCTAAGCAAGCTGCTAAGAGTTTTGATATTTTAATTTTGGACGATGGTTTCCAAAATTACAAGCTACACAAAGACGTGGAAGTTGTTGTAGTGAATGGCCAGGATCCTTTAGGTGGAGAAGCTTTTTTCCCAAAGGGTCGGCTACGAGATTCCCTTAAGAGATTGCAGAAGGCAGACTTTCTCATTGTGAATGGTCACTGTTCTTCAGAGAATCTAGAACGATTAAATCATTGGTGCCTAGCACCAAGAATTTTTGTTGAGCCTCGTATTTCTCAAGTGCTTTGGGAGCCTAGTGGGGAAAATATGTCCGTGGAGGAGCTTCATGGACTAGCCGTTGGTGTTTTCTGTGGTATAGGATTTCCTCAGGGATTTCTTGATATGCTGAAGAATGCCGGGGCGAAAATCTTAGGAACATATTTACTGCCTGACCACGCAGGAATAACAAAGAAAGAATTGCACTATTTCTCTTCAAAAATGGCCATGCGCCAGTGTCAGGGGATATTGTGCACAGAAAAGGATGGTACAAAGCTTGGTGAATTAATTCACGAGCAAGGAATTCTCCCTATAGGGAAAGTCCAAATGCAGTTTTCTTTTACAGATTGTGAGGGGAATACCGTTTCT